The region TGTCGGACCCGGATCATGCTCGCCGCACTATTGGCGCGCAGCCAATCTGCACTCGCCTCTCAGGAGCCGTTTCTCGTGCTCCCGGAGAATCATTTTGCCTATACGGCAGCGATGCGAATTGTCGAACCGATGGGTTCGATGGCGGTGCAAGGGCCACGCATCACGCTGGTGTACGGCCCCAAGGGTGGTGGCAAAACTCATCTGGTGCGTCATGTGGCCCGCGAAACTTTGAAGCGGTTGGCCCGTGGCAAACTCCTCCTGGCTAATGCCCATGAGTTCTGCCAGTGGCTGCTGGAAGCTCACGATCAGAAAGCTGTCGTCGAAGCCCACGAGAAACTCCGCAGTCTCGAAGTTCTGATTCTCGATGGCTTTGATGAATTGCAGGATCGCGCCGACCTGCAGCAGCAATTGCTCTGTGTCATTGATCTCATGGCCGATGCCGGCGGACATATCCTCATCGTCAGTGAAAAAGCACCGGGTGAGCTGCGCGGGCTTTCCACTCGATTGGTCAACCGTTGTCACGGAGGATTGTGTGCGTTACTCAAGTGGCCTGGCACTGACAGCCGCAAGCAACTGGCTCTCCATTTCGCTCACCAGAAGCATCTCCCGATGAGTGAAGCCGCCGCTCTGGAACTAGCGGAGAATCTGGCAGGCTCACCAGCACAGTTGATTATCGCCATCCAGCAGATTGAACTGATGGCGCGACGGGAACATTCGACAGCCGATCTCTCTTTGATCAAGCGGTATCTGCAGGGTGAACTTCTTGTTCCCACAATTACCATCGATCAGGTGGCTTTACAGGTTGCGGAAGAGTTCGGCGTCACCATCGAAGCTCTGAAAAGTAAGTCCCGCCATCAATCGGTGGTCCTCCCGAGGCATTGTGCCATGCTGCTGGCCAGGCAGATGACCGCTGCCACACTCGAGGAAATTGGGCGTTTCTTTGGTGATCGAAACCATACGACCGTCTCGCATGGATGCGCGAAACTCGAAGAACTCTTACCCGGGGCACCGACATTAAGGCAGGTGCTCCAGAAAATCCGTGGGCGATTCCCGGCCAGCCATAGTCGCACGGGTTAGCTTCACCAAAAATCGAGAAGTTGAACGGTCCGAACTTCTGTTCGACGAACATGTGCCAATGACTGAATATCCTGAGGGCATCGTGTTACACTTTGCCTTTTACGCAGCCTGATCGATAAAGTTGACATCTTGCCAAGAGACAGGAATTCTGCAGCATGACTTCCGCCAAGAGAGCCCTGATCACTGGAATCACCGGACAGGATGGTTCTTATCTGGCCGATCTATTGCTGGAAAAAGGTTACGAAGTTCACGGCTTGATGCGCCGGACAAGTTCCATCAGCACACAAAGGATCGAGCATCTTCTCTGTGGGAATCAACCCCGAGTCGTGCTGCACACTGGTGACCTGGGCGACACCACCTCGATCCAGCGTGTGCTCAAAGAAGCTCAGCCCCATGAGATTTATCACCTCGGGGCACAAAGCCATGTCCATCATTCCTTCACGCAACCGCTCTATACCGCAGACGTCGTCGCGTTGGGGACATTGCGGCTTCTGGAATCGGCCATTCAGCTCGCAAAAACACAGGAAGTGCGGTTTTACAATGCCGCTTCCAGCGAAATGTTTGGCCATGCGACCATCGTTCCGCAGAACGAAGAAACGCCATTTCATCCCCGCAGCCCGTATGCCTGCTCCAAAGTGTTTGGCTACCATCAGACGATCAATCACCGCGAAGCGTATGGGCTCTATGCGGCGAACGGGATTCTGTTTAATCACGAATCACCCCGGCGTGGTGAGCAGTTTGTGACGCGCAAAATCACTCTGGGTGCCGCCCGCATTAAAGTGGGCCTGCAGAAGAAGCTGGCGTTGGGAAATCTGGATGCTCAGCGTGATTGGGGCTTTGCGAAAGATTATGTCGAAGCGATGTGGCTGATGCTGCAGCAACCTGTGCCGGGCGATTACGTGGTGGCGACCAATGAAACACACACGGTGCGGGAATTCCTCGAAGAGACCTTTCGACTGCTGGATCTCGACCCGGCAGAGTATGTCGAGATTGACCCGGCTTTCTTTCGACCTAGTGAAGTTCCAGTCCTCAAAGGCGACTATTCCAAAGCCGAGAAAGAGCTGGGTTGGAAGCCTGCCACGAACTTTAAAGAGCTGGTACGACTGATGGTTGAAGCCGATCTGGCTTTGGCCCAGAAAGAAGCGGCCCAATCTGCGATTTAAGGCTATGGAGCAGCAGATGACGCGCCGAGCTTACGGAAGTAGTCTTCGGTAAACACCGGGTCGAGCTGGTGGTAGAAGCCAATGGTCAGATCGAGCTTCTTGCGAATGGCGGCATGCTTCTCGGCAATCGGCCAGATCGATCCGTCACCGGCGAAAATCATTGCTGCAAAGGCGTTGAAGTCATTCTCCAGGTTGGATTGAGCATACTCCTTGAGAAACCCCTGCTCGTGAAGTTTTTCATCGAGCTTCAAGCCGGCCTTCTTCTGCTTGACAGCATCCACACCACTCCCGAGATATTTGAAGTCGGGCGGGTTCACCGACTTCCAGGCATTTTCAGCCAGGAATTTCGACTGATTCCTCAACAGAATGCTCGATAACTCCGCATGAAAGACGGCTTCGTTATGAGCATCGGTGAAGCCTTTATTGACATCGCCAATCTTGAGATAGACCGCATTCCGCGAGTTTGTACCACTTGTAATGACCCCGCTGTATTTCAATTCCGAGAGCACATAAATCGTTTTGAGGTGCTGCTTCAGAAGTGCTTCGGGGTACTTCGCCAGTGCCGGGACAAGAATCCGCTGGACACGCTCAAATTCTGCTGCCGGGAGTGCGCCACCACTGGCAGCAATGGAAGGCTTCAGCCAGGATTCTGGGAAGATCCCGGATCGATCCGATGTCACCACGGGGATGGGAGCCGCGATGACCGTCACATCGTCAGCCTGCGTGAATCGATCTGATTGACACACGAGGATGAGCAGGAAAGCAGCGAGGTAAATCGCTCGCTTACATGTTTCCCGGGAGATAATTGCGCGGTGTTGGTTGAGAAGACATGCTTGCCCAGAGCTGCAAGCATGGCACACAGAGCGCCATTTTTTCATGGAAAGCGTATTAGAGCTCCATCGAATCACCATATTGCTCCCCGGATTCACTCAGCTCACGATCAAACTCGAATATCGCGAATGAGAACGAGACTACTCGTTTTTTGAATGGGGAGGCGAGTACGGTTTGTTGATGAACGATGCGCAATTCGTACAAAACCCGACCATGACTCGTCCGGGCTGTCAGCGAACAGACTTCACGAAAGGGTCTTGAAGTCAGGCCTAAGTTGATAACGTCCCTTTGGAAGAAGGGACACCTGTTTGTCGAGGATCGATTGCCACCGCTTGTCTTAAGGCTCTGGCTGTGCCTTTGAAAATGGCCTCGCTGATGTGATGGCTGTTGGTGCCGTGATGCAGCACCAGGTGCAGGTTCATAAGTGCATTGGCCGCCACAGCCTGCCAGAACTCTTCCACAAGTTCGGTATCGAACGTACCGATCTTTTCGGTGGGGAATTCGACCTTGTAGATGAATTTCACACGCCCCGACAAATCGAGTGCCGAAGTGACGAGTGTTTCTTCCATAGGCAAGGTGATGCTGCCATAGCGGACAATTCCCGCTTTGTTGCCTAAAGCCTCAAGGAGAGCTTTGCCGAGGCAGATTCCGATATCTTCGGTCGAGTGATGGTCATCGATGTGAGTATCGCCATCGCAGGTCACTTCGAGATCAAAGAGACCATGCTTAGCAAATAACGTCAGCATGTGATCGAGAAAACCAACGCCAGTCGCCACCTGGGCTTGGCCACTGCCATCGAGGTTGAGTGACAGCCGAATTTTGGTTTCGAACGTATTGCGTTGAATGGTGGCCTGGCGTGGAGAAGACATAACTCGATTTTCGTTGAAGGAATTTGAGATTTTTCCGTCCCGGGTCAATCAGCTGCGGACTACACGGCAGACTACCTGACGTGGGATTCATCAGGAAAGAGGATTCATCGGGATGTTATTCAATAGTTCGTGGTTTCTCTCTTTGGCGCGATCCAGCTAGACGATCTGCTTCAACGCCTCGACACAGGCGGCGACTTCTTCACGAGTGCCGATGGTGATTCTCAGGCCATCGAGCAGGCGATCTGCCGCCCAATCGACGCCGGGAAACTTCATGTATCTCACGAGGATTTTTTGAGCTTTCAGTGCCAGATAAATGTCGTGATGTTTGCTGCTGGGGTGTGTCGTCCAGACGAAGTTGGCCTGGCTGGGCGTGGGAGTGAACCCGAGTTGAATCAATTGATCTGTCAGCCAGGCTCGTGTTTCGCGGATTCGTGCGACGTTGGCCCGCATCCAGGCTTGATCAGCAATGGCTGCGGTGGCCGCTGCCAGCGAGATGCTGTCGCAGTTGTAGCTGTCTTTCACCTTGCGCAGGCCGGCAATCATGTCATGCCGGGCGATGGCAAAGCCAAAACGAATCCCCGCGAGGCTGTACGATTTGCTGAAGGTGCGTGTCATGACCACCCGGTCGCCGAAATCGGCGTTGAGGATCTCTGTTGTTTGAGCTTCATCCGCAAAATCGGCATAGGCCCCATCGAGAACCAGCACACCTTCCGGCGGCACCAGTTCCGCAATCTGAGAAGTCGTCCAGCAGTTCCCGGAAGGACTGTTCGGATTGGGGACAAAGACGGCCTTGGCCCGGTGAACGACCGGCCCGACACGCTCTTTCGACCAGTTCCACTGATTATCGAGAATCAGCCGCTGGTGAGAAACATTCTGCAGATCAGCCAAAGTCTCGTAAAGAATGTAACTGGGATAGGGATAAGCCATGAGATCACCCGTCCCGGTGAACGAACGGGTGATGATGGTCAGGACTTCATCACTGCCATTTGTGGGGAGAATCTGATCGGGATCAACGCCATAAACTTCGGCGGCAATGCGGCGGAAGTTGGTGGCTAAAGGATCGGGATAGAGATTCAGCCGACTGGTCGCAGCAGCCTGAATGGCTTCTGCCACTCTGGGTGAAGGGGGATATGGATTCTCGTTGGTGTTCAGCTTGATCCAGCCTGTTTCCTGAGGCTGCTCGCCCGGGACATAGCCAGAAATTCGTTCAATATGCGGCAGAAAAAGACTCATAACAGGCCTTGAAGGTCAAAGACTCGTGAAAACTTCGATGCATTCCAACGGGAAACAAGCCAACAGTGCTGTGTGCCATGCTTGCAGCTTGGGGGTTTTGCTGGCTTTTTGAGGTTCATTTCAAGTTGTACTTCGTCTCAGATTTTGAACAGGGAATCATCTTTCCCTGTCTCGAAAAACTCGGGACGGAAGGTCGCTTTACCATTGTCTCAGTTCTTGATGCAGGGGGCAAACCGCTCTGCGAAACCGCAAGAATTGTAGATCGCCAAGGAACTTCTGTCTCTGGAAGCCATTTGGCCTACGTTGACAGCCCTTCCCCTCCATAGAAAAAGACGCCACGAGCCCGTGCCAGGTTCTCGACAAAACCTGCGGGCTACAATCCTGGATGAGATTGAACGTTTCCCTGTTCGCTGAACGGGTGACGAAACGAAGACTCCCAGCCGCGCGGACGAGATTGGCAGCCTCTGGCAAGGGGCGATATGCTCCATGAAAGTGATCTGAAAGAACTGAGCAGGGTCACCGGCAGCGACAAATCAGCAGCATTCAGCACCTGAAAATCGATATAAAACATTTGTCAATCAAATGTTACGAAGGAATTTCGACATGGCGACGGGAACCGAAGACGTGATTCTGGCACCACGGCCCAAACGCCGAGTCAGCCGCACATTGATGATCCTCGGAATCGTGGGGGGCGTCGGGATTGTGGGTTGCTGCGGCATGGGCCTGATCTTCAATAACGTCATGAATCCCAGTCTGGTCAATCAGCCTGAGCAGGTTCAGGAAGAACTCGCCAAGGTGATGGAACTCAATGTGCCAGAAGGGTTTACACCTGACTCTGCACAGTCGATGGAT is a window of Planctopirus limnophila DSM 3776 DNA encoding:
- the hisC gene encoding histidinol-phosphate transaminase, translated to MSLFLPHIERISGYVPGEQPQETGWIKLNTNENPYPPSPRVAEAIQAAATSRLNLYPDPLATNFRRIAAEVYGVDPDQILPTNGSDEVLTIITRSFTGTGDLMAYPYPSYILYETLADLQNVSHQRLILDNQWNWSKERVGPVVHRAKAVFVPNPNSPSGNCWTTSQIAELVPPEGVLVLDGAYADFADEAQTTEILNADFGDRVVMTRTFSKSYSLAGIRFGFAIARHDMIAGLRKVKDSYNCDSISLAAATAAIADQAWMRANVARIRETRAWLTDQLIQLGFTPTPSQANFVWTTHPSSKHHDIYLALKAQKILVRYMKFPGVDWAADRLLDGLRITIGTREEVAACVEALKQIV
- a CDS encoding DnaA/Hda family protein, translated to MLAALLARSQSALASQEPFLVLPENHFAYTAAMRIVEPMGSMAVQGPRITLVYGPKGGGKTHLVRHVARETLKRLARGKLLLANAHEFCQWLLEAHDQKAVVEAHEKLRSLEVLILDGFDELQDRADLQQQLLCVIDLMADAGGHILIVSEKAPGELRGLSTRLVNRCHGGLCALLKWPGTDSRKQLALHFAHQKHLPMSEAAALELAENLAGSPAQLIIAIQQIELMARREHSTADLSLIKRYLQGELLVPTITIDQVALQVAEEFGVTIEALKSKSRHQSVVLPRHCAMLLARQMTAATLEEIGRFFGDRNHTTVSHGCAKLEELLPGAPTLRQVLQKIRGRFPASHSRTG
- the gmd gene encoding GDP-mannose 4,6-dehydratase, whose amino-acid sequence is MTSAKRALITGITGQDGSYLADLLLEKGYEVHGLMRRTSSISTQRIEHLLCGNQPRVVLHTGDLGDTTSIQRVLKEAQPHEIYHLGAQSHVHHSFTQPLYTADVVALGTLRLLESAIQLAKTQEVRFYNAASSEMFGHATIVPQNEETPFHPRSPYACSKVFGYHQTINHREAYGLYAANGILFNHESPRRGEQFVTRKITLGAARIKVGLQKKLALGNLDAQRDWGFAKDYVEAMWLMLQQPVPGDYVVATNETHTVREFLEETFRLLDLDPAEYVEIDPAFFRPSEVPVLKGDYSKAEKELGWKPATNFKELVRLMVEADLALAQKEAAQSAI
- the hisB gene encoding imidazoleglycerol-phosphate dehydratase HisB yields the protein MSSPRQATIQRNTFETKIRLSLNLDGSGQAQVATGVGFLDHMLTLFAKHGLFDLEVTCDGDTHIDDHHSTEDIGICLGKALLEALGNKAGIVRYGSITLPMEETLVTSALDLSGRVKFIYKVEFPTEKIGTFDTELVEEFWQAVAANALMNLHLVLHHGTNSHHISEAIFKGTARALRQAVAIDPRQTGVPSSKGTLST